In Ruminiclostridium papyrosolvens DSM 2782, the following proteins share a genomic window:
- the chvE gene encoding multiple monosaccharide ABC transporter substrate-binding protein — protein MKKVIALILVVVLSVGMLAACGASPSTDTSASSSSAASTDSAKATDTATGGQLIGVAMPTQSLQRWNQDGANMKKELEAKGYKVDLQYANNDVNTQIQQIENMIVKGSKVVVIASIDGSALSDVLKKAADSGVKVIAYDRLIMKTPNVDYYATFDNFKVGVIQGQYIETKLGLKDGKGPFNIELFGGSPDDNNANYFFDGAYSILKPYIDSGKLVVTSGQKDFAKIAIQGWDSAKAQARMDNLITANYAGGKKLDAVLSPNDSLAIGIVASLKNAGYGSSDKPYPIITGQDCDKPNVMAMINGQQSMSIFKDTRTLATKVVEMVDSVLQGKEASVNNKTDYNNGSKIVPSFLCDPVYADKENYKKILVDSGYYKEADLK, from the coding sequence ATGAAAAAGGTAATCGCTTTGATTTTAGTAGTTGTTCTTTCAGTAGGTATGCTTGCAGCATGTGGAGCTTCACCTTCAACTGATACTTCCGCATCTTCATCATCAGCAGCATCAACAGATTCTGCAAAAGCTACAGATACAGCTACCGGCGGACAATTAATCGGTGTAGCAATGCCTACTCAGTCATTGCAGCGTTGGAACCAGGATGGTGCCAACATGAAGAAGGAACTTGAAGCAAAAGGCTACAAGGTTGATCTTCAGTATGCTAACAATGATGTAAACACTCAGATTCAACAGATCGAAAACATGATTGTTAAGGGCAGCAAAGTTGTTGTTATTGCTTCTATTGACGGTTCAGCACTTTCTGACGTTTTGAAAAAAGCAGCAGATAGTGGAGTAAAAGTAATAGCCTATGACAGACTTATAATGAAGACTCCAAACGTAGACTATTATGCAACATTTGATAATTTCAAGGTTGGTGTAATCCAAGGTCAATATATTGAAACAAAATTGGGCCTTAAAGATGGAAAAGGACCATTCAATATTGAACTTTTCGGCGGATCACCTGATGATAATAATGCAAATTACTTCTTCGACGGTGCATATAGTATTCTGAAACCATATATAGATAGCGGTAAGCTTGTTGTAACAAGCGGTCAGAAGGATTTTGCAAAAATCGCAATCCAAGGATGGGATTCTGCAAAAGCACAGGCAAGAATGGATAATCTGATTACTGCTAACTATGCAGGTGGTAAGAAACTTGATGCAGTTCTGTCACCAAATGACAGCCTTGCAATCGGTATTGTTGCATCTCTTAAAAATGCAGGTTACGGTAGCAGTGACAAGCCATATCCAATTATTACCGGACAGGACTGTGACAAGCCAAACGTTATGGCAATGATTAACGGACAGCAGTCAATGTCAATATTCAAGGATACAAGAACTCTTGCAACAAAGGTTGTTGAAATGGTAGATAGTGTATTACAAGGAAAAGAAGCTTCTGTAAACAATAAAACGGATTACAACAACGGAAGCAAAATTGTTCCTTCCTTCCTCTGTGATCCTGTATACGCTGATAAAGAAAACTACAAGAAAATTCTTGTAGACAGCGGTTACTACAAGGAAGCTGACCTGAAGTAA
- the thiE gene encoding thiamine phosphate synthase has product MKTKVDYTLYLVTDRELMSTKTLEEAVEQAIMGGCTLVQLREKTASSREFYQTALNIKAITDKYKVPLIINDRVDIALAIDADGVHVGQSDLPATIVRKIIGKDKILGVSAGCAEKAIEAQREGADYIGVGALFSTSTKTDAKSVSKETLIKIVKEVSIPVVGIGGINEQNVAQLKNTGIDGIAVVSAIIAQKDIKLSAEKMLEIFVEKA; this is encoded by the coding sequence ATGAAAACTAAAGTTGATTATACCCTTTACCTTGTAACCGACCGTGAGCTGATGAGTACCAAGACACTGGAAGAAGCAGTAGAGCAGGCAATAATGGGCGGTTGTACTTTGGTTCAGTTACGTGAAAAGACAGCTTCTTCACGGGAGTTTTACCAAACGGCCCTTAATATTAAAGCAATAACGGACAAATATAAAGTACCTCTTATTATAAATGACAGAGTTGATATTGCTTTGGCTATAGATGCTGACGGAGTTCATGTAGGGCAGAGCGATTTGCCCGCTACTATTGTCCGGAAAATCATAGGTAAAGACAAAATACTTGGCGTATCGGCAGGGTGTGCCGAGAAGGCTATAGAGGCTCAAAGAGAAGGAGCTGACTATATCGGAGTGGGTGCCTTGTTCTCAACAAGCACTAAAACTGATGCTAAATCGGTGTCAAAAGAGACTCTCATTAAAATTGTAAAGGAAGTTTCTATTCCTGTAGTAGGGATAGGCGGAATAAATGAACAGAATGTAGCTCAACTTAAAAATACCGGAATAGATGGGATTGCCGTTGTATCTGCTATAATTGCACAAAAGGATATAAAACTATCTGCTGAAAAAATGCTTGAAATATTTGTGGAAAAAGCGTAA
- the thiM gene encoding hydroxyethylthiazole kinase, producing the protein MSGYTKQITSLITEVRNKKPLIHNITNYVTVNDCANIILAIGASPIMADDINEAGDITSISSALVINIGTLNKRTVESMILSGKKANEKGIPVIFDPVGAGASKLRNEVTKTILDEVKINVLRGNLSEIAYIAGLNATTKGVDASEADIESNDSTAVAKKAAVKLGCIVALTGAVDVISDGKNLVTISNGHKMLSDVTGTGCMTTALVGSFCGAERDYFKAAVAGVAVMGIAGELAYEAAGHKGTGSYHIAIIDSISKMDENIFGEKARINEN; encoded by the coding sequence ATGAGTGGGTATACAAAACAAATAACAAGCTTAATTACAGAAGTCAGAAATAAAAAGCCACTTATTCACAATATTACAAATTATGTAACTGTAAATGATTGTGCAAATATAATTCTGGCAATAGGGGCTTCTCCCATTATGGCAGATGATATTAATGAGGCTGGGGATATTACGTCAATTTCTTCCGCACTAGTAATAAATATAGGGACATTAAACAAAAGAACTGTGGAATCGATGATTTTATCAGGTAAAAAAGCAAATGAGAAGGGTATTCCCGTAATATTTGATCCAGTTGGTGCAGGGGCCTCAAAGTTGAGAAATGAAGTCACAAAAACTATTCTGGACGAAGTGAAAATAAATGTTTTGCGAGGAAATTTATCTGAGATAGCTTACATTGCAGGACTTAATGCCACAACAAAAGGTGTTGATGCATCAGAAGCTGATATTGAATCCAATGACTCCACAGCCGTTGCAAAAAAGGCGGCTGTAAAGCTTGGTTGTATTGTAGCCTTAACCGGAGCCGTTGATGTAATTTCTGACGGAAAAAACCTTGTGACCATCTCAAATGGACATAAAATGTTGTCAGATGTTACGGGGACCGGCTGTATGACTACTGCCCTGGTTGGCTCCTTCTGCGGTGCAGAAAGAGATTATTTCAAGGCTGCTGTGGCAGGAGTGGCAGTAATGGGGATAGCAGGAGAGCTCGCCTATGAAGCCGCAGGACATAAAGGTACGGGAAGCTATCATATTGCAATAATTGATTCCATTAGTAAGATGGATGAAAATATTTTTGGAGAGAAGGCAAGAATAAATGAAAACTAA
- the thiC gene encoding phosphomethylpyrimidine synthase ThiC: MNYKTQMEAAKKGIITKEMRIVAQKESMDENKLRELVGEGKIAIPANINHKSLSPEGIGQGLRTKINVNLGISGDCPDYTKEMEKVDMSIKFGVEAIMDLSNYGKTNTFRKELIKRSPAMIGTVPMYDAIGYLEKDLMDIKASDFFKVVEAHAMEGVDFMTIHAGINKRAVECFKRSKRLTNIVSRGGSLLFAWMEMTGNENPFYEYYDEFLEILKAYDVTISLGDALRPGSINDSSDAGQLSELIELGNLTKRAWEKDVQVMVEGPGHMAINEIAANMTIQKRLCHGAPFYVLGPLVTDIAPGYDHITSAIGGAIAAANGADFLCYVTPAEHLRLPDLSDVKEGIVASKIAAHAADIAKGIPNAREIDNKMSDARRRIDWEDMFSYAIDEDKARAYFESTPPTDKHTCSMCGKMCAMRTTNKILAGEKVEFVTEK, from the coding sequence ATGAATTACAAAACACAGATGGAAGCAGCAAAAAAAGGTATTATTACAAAAGAAATGAGGATTGTTGCACAGAAAGAGTCAATGGACGAAAACAAGCTTAGGGAACTTGTGGGAGAGGGTAAAATAGCTATTCCGGCTAATATAAACCACAAATCCCTCAGTCCGGAGGGAATAGGCCAGGGACTCAGGACAAAAATCAATGTAAATCTTGGTATATCAGGAGATTGTCCTGACTACACAAAAGAAATGGAAAAGGTTGATATGTCAATCAAATTTGGCGTTGAAGCCATAATGGACCTAAGTAATTACGGAAAGACAAATACCTTCCGCAAAGAGCTTATTAAGCGCTCTCCTGCAATGATAGGAACAGTTCCCATGTATGATGCCATAGGCTACCTTGAAAAGGACTTGATGGATATTAAGGCTTCGGACTTTTTTAAAGTAGTTGAGGCTCACGCTATGGAAGGCGTGGATTTTATGACAATTCATGCAGGAATAAATAAACGTGCCGTTGAGTGCTTCAAACGTTCAAAAAGACTTACAAATATTGTTTCAAGAGGAGGCTCACTTCTTTTTGCATGGATGGAGATGACCGGAAATGAAAATCCTTTTTATGAATATTATGATGAGTTTCTTGAAATTCTCAAAGCATATGATGTCACAATAAGTTTAGGAGATGCATTGAGGCCCGGCAGTATCAATGACAGCTCAGATGCCGGACAGTTAAGTGAACTTATAGAATTGGGCAACCTGACCAAGCGTGCATGGGAAAAAGATGTTCAGGTAATGGTTGAGGGGCCGGGACATATGGCGATAAATGAAATAGCTGCAAATATGACTATTCAAAAGAGACTCTGTCATGGAGCACCTTTCTATGTACTGGGGCCTTTGGTAACTGACATAGCACCGGGTTATGACCATATTACTTCGGCAATTGGCGGAGCAATTGCGGCTGCTAACGGTGCAGATTTCTTGTGTTATGTAACTCCAGCAGAGCATTTAAGATTGCCTGACCTTTCCGATGTAAAAGAAGGAATAGTTGCTTCAAAAATAGCTGCTCATGCTGCTGATATTGCTAAGGGGATACCCAATGCACGTGAAATTGATAACAAAATGAGCGATGCCAGACGCCGAATTGACTGGGAAGATATGTTCTCATATGCTATTGACGAAGATAAGGCAAGAGCATATTTTGAAAGCACACCTCCTACTGACAAGCATACCTGCTCTATGTGCGGAAAAATGTGTGCTATGAGAACTACAAATAAGATTTTAGCCGGTGAAAAGGTTGAGTTCGTAACCGAGAAATAG
- the thiD gene encoding bifunctional hydroxymethylpyrimidine kinase/phosphomethylpyrimidine kinase, with the protein MKKVLTVAGSDCSGGAGVQADLKTFAAHGVYGMSVIVSVVAENTCRVIDIQDITPDMIKKQMDAVFEDITPDAVKVGMLSGRECMEAVAEKLDNYKPENVVIDPVMIAKGGHALMKEDALEFFIKRLIPLAGMLTPNIPEAEAITGMEITTSEDMKKAAVSIYRMGAGSVLIKGGHLKGDAEDILYDGKEFYIYSTKRIQTKNTHGTGCTFSSAIASNLALGLPFPTAVEKAKEYVTMAIEHSLEIGKGHGPTHHLYGVYKNGLNNWRSL; encoded by the coding sequence ATGAAAAAAGTACTAACAGTTGCAGGTTCTGATTGCAGCGGAGGAGCAGGAGTTCAGGCAGACTTAAAGACCTTTGCTGCTCATGGTGTTTATGGAATGAGTGTTATTGTGTCGGTGGTAGCAGAGAATACGTGCCGGGTTATTGATATTCAGGACATAACACCTGATATGATTAAAAAACAGATGGATGCAGTTTTTGAAGACATAACACCCGATGCTGTAAAAGTAGGTATGCTGTCAGGCAGAGAGTGTATGGAAGCTGTTGCTGAAAAATTGGATAATTATAAGCCTGAAAACGTAGTTATCGACCCTGTAATGATTGCAAAAGGCGGGCATGCCCTGATGAAAGAAGATGCTTTGGAGTTTTTTATAAAAAGATTGATACCACTGGCGGGTATGCTTACTCCTAACATACCTGAGGCGGAGGCAATAACAGGAATGGAGATAACTACCTCAGAGGATATGAAAAAGGCAGCTGTCAGCATATACCGCATGGGTGCAGGAAGTGTCCTTATAAAAGGCGGACATTTGAAGGGAGATGCGGAGGATATACTTTATGACGGAAAAGAATTTTACATATATTCAACTAAAAGAATTCAGACAAAAAATACCCATGGAACAGGGTGTACATTTTCCTCTGCCATAGCCTCAAACCTTGCCTTGGGACTGCCTTTTCCAACAGCAGTCGAAAAAGCAAAAGAATACGTCACAATGGCAATTGAACATTCCCTGGAAATCGGAAAGGGGCATGGTCCCACACATCATTTATATGGAGTTTATAAAAACGGATTAAATAATTGGAGGTCACTATGA
- a CDS encoding tocopherol cyclase family protein — translation MYLINRIFNPEIYQGRYRRRGYFEGWYFKIIDKNAKNIYAVIPGVSKTKSDKHAFIQIIDGVSGKTLYKRFSISDFSYSVKDFHISIKDNHFDRNGFSINIKDEGFNLRGKIGYTEVVPFPKTIFNPGIMGPFSFIPFMECYHGIVNIHCEIEGFLCINGKDTDFTGGYGYLEKDWGTSFPKSWIWLQCNHFKSENTCLMFSIASIPWLTSSFDGLISFLKFGDDFFRFATYTGAKIKKLSYVNNILEIVVEDSKNILSIKASVARGGVLKAPKNGMMDIDITESITSQVDVILQDKKGNIIFSDKGNNTGLELAGDFLQFETEN, via the coding sequence ATGTATTTAATCAACAGAATTTTTAACCCCGAAATATATCAGGGAAGATATAGACGTAGAGGCTATTTTGAGGGCTGGTATTTTAAAATAATTGATAAAAATGCTAAAAATATTTATGCGGTTATTCCCGGTGTGTCAAAAACCAAAAGCGACAAGCATGCTTTTATACAGATAATTGATGGGGTTTCAGGGAAAACACTTTACAAAAGGTTTTCAATCAGTGACTTTTCATATTCTGTAAAAGACTTTCATATTTCCATAAAAGACAATCACTTCGACAGAAATGGTTTCTCTATTAATATAAAGGATGAGGGCTTCAATTTAAGAGGTAAAATAGGTTATACAGAGGTGGTTCCGTTTCCCAAAACTATATTTAATCCGGGTATTATGGGGCCTTTTTCTTTTATACCCTTTATGGAATGTTATCACGGAATTGTAAACATACATTGCGAGATTGAAGGATTTTTATGTATCAATGGCAAGGATACGGATTTTACCGGAGGTTACGGGTATCTTGAAAAGGACTGGGGAACTTCTTTTCCAAAGTCTTGGATTTGGCTTCAATGCAATCATTTTAAATCGGAAAATACTTGTCTTATGTTTTCTATTGCATCCATACCATGGTTGACCTCAAGTTTTGACGGTTTGATTTCATTTTTAAAGTTTGGAGATGATTTTTTTAGGTTTGCCACTTATACCGGAGCTAAAATTAAGAAGCTATCTTATGTAAATAACATTCTTGAAATTGTTGTGGAAGATTCAAAGAATATACTTTCAATAAAAGCTTCAGTAGCAAGGGGAGGAGTTTTAAAGGCTCCGAAAAACGGTATGATGGATATAGATATAACCGAAAGTATAACATCTCAGGTAGACGTTATTTTGCAAGATAAAAAGGGTAATATTATTTTTTCAGATAAGGGTAATAATACGGGATTGGAACTGGCAGGGGACTTCTTACAATTTGAAACGGAAAATTAA
- a CDS encoding alpha/beta hydrolase family protein: MPKGKGPFPAIILVHGSGPNDRDETLGPLKPFRDLAVGLASQGVAVLRYEKRTLEYGVRIQSLPKLTMTEEFEEDAFAAANYLKTIDGIDASNITVLGHSEGGYDLPRILGTDKTGTFKAGIIMSGCSRPLYELLPEQYKYLAGLGMATEEQAEAAKAQAALIQDKSFNPENPPKGYSLGTPYYFYDMKNYDVIGMAGQIEKPVLVLQGERDYQVSTKTDYEGWKKAFEGKSNAEFKLYPKLNHMYMEGEGQSTPAEYYVKGNVPQYIINDIAAFIKK; encoded by the coding sequence ATGCCAAAGGGGAAAGGCCCGTTTCCGGCAATTATATTGGTACACGGTTCAGGCCCTAATGACAGGGATGAAACCTTGGGCCCCTTAAAGCCTTTCCGAGATTTGGCAGTGGGTCTTGCAAGTCAGGGAGTAGCAGTTTTGAGATACGAGAAAAGAACTTTGGAATATGGAGTTAGAATACAGTCATTACCGAAACTGACCATGACTGAAGAATTTGAAGAGGACGCTTTTGCTGCAGCAAATTATCTCAAAACAATAGATGGTATAGATGCTTCAAATATTACCGTATTGGGTCATAGTGAGGGCGGATATGATTTGCCCAGGATACTTGGCACAGATAAAACAGGTACATTCAAGGCCGGAATAATAATGAGCGGATGTTCCAGACCTTTATATGAGCTTCTGCCGGAGCAATATAAATATCTTGCAGGACTTGGTATGGCAACTGAGGAGCAGGCCGAGGCTGCAAAGGCACAGGCTGCTCTCATACAGGACAAGAGCTTTAATCCGGAAAATCCCCCTAAGGGCTATAGCCTCGGAACTCCATATTACTTCTATGATATGAAAAACTATGATGTTATTGGAATGGCCGGACAAATTGAAAAACCGGTACTTGTACTGCAAGGTGAAAGAGATTATCAAGTCAGTACGAAAACGGACTATGAAGGATGGAAAAAAGCTTTTGAAGGTAAATCAAATGCAGAATTCAAGCTTTATCCCAAACTGAATCATATGTATATGGAGGGAGAAGGACAATCCACTCCTGCTGAATATTATGTTAAAGGAAATGTTCCACAATACATTATAAATGACATTGCAGCCTTTATAAAGAAATAA
- a CDS encoding copper amine oxidase N-terminal domain-containing protein: MKKVTRLISLMLIILILGGTAAYAASENKQSVSGDIYVPVKLACEAMGGQVSWDGKKQITTVKLGSNELKLFVNRCDIILNGKAKVLKEKVKVEEGRTILPLSVLNSQLGLKLTCDDYIKLISMKFIGMVKAGKTADASFLLSKSFSKYATTEFINSALAPAFSVIEPDVKTMTLAKNTVHQNVFIPFTIQTAKYNFIMRFDYNGKIDEFNQAADSSQFTYSKPSYDNSANILKKRLQSEKENGSFPVL; the protein is encoded by the coding sequence ATGAAAAAAGTTACAAGATTAATCAGCTTAATGCTGATAATTCTCATTCTGGGCGGAACAGCAGCTTATGCCGCTTCAGAAAACAAACAGTCAGTGTCAGGGGATATATATGTCCCTGTCAAGCTTGCTTGTGAAGCAATGGGAGGACAAGTTTCCTGGGACGGTAAAAAACAAATTACTACAGTTAAGCTGGGAAGTAATGAATTAAAACTTTTTGTCAACCGTTGTGATATTATATTAAACGGAAAGGCGAAGGTTTTAAAAGAAAAAGTTAAGGTTGAAGAGGGAAGAACAATTTTACCATTAAGTGTTTTAAATTCCCAGCTTGGACTAAAGCTTACATGCGATGACTATATTAAACTTATTTCCATGAAGTTCATAGGTATGGTTAAAGCCGGAAAAACCGCAGATGCTTCATTTTTACTCAGCAAAAGTTTTTCAAAATATGCGACTACGGAATTTATAAATTCTGCATTGGCTCCTGCGTTTTCAGTTATTGAGCCTGATGTTAAAACAATGACTTTAGCTAAAAATACCGTACACCAGAATGTTTTTATACCATTTACAATTCAGACGGCCAAATACAATTTTATTATGAGATTTGACTATAACGGAAAAATAGATGAATTTAATCAGGCAGCTGATTCATCACAATTTACATACTCAAAACCTTCATATGATAATTCTGCAAATATACTGAAAAAGAGGTTGCAATCGGAGAAGGAGAATGGAAGCTTCCCGGTACTCTGA
- a CDS encoding Fur family transcriptional regulator, protein MNTGDSSFLKEKLKECGYKFTGQRAAILDTLVQCSGQHVSTEELFNMVKAKHPEIGLATVYRTMVLLDKLNLVHKLDFDDGFSRYELVKPNEDHRHHHLICSSCGGVSEVEEDLLDNLEEEILRKNGFLVKDHRVQFYGLCKKCRE, encoded by the coding sequence TTGAATACTGGCGATAGCAGCTTTTTAAAAGAAAAATTAAAGGAATGCGGATATAAATTTACAGGGCAAAGAGCGGCAATCCTTGATACATTGGTTCAGTGTTCCGGACAACATGTAAGTACTGAGGAGCTGTTCAATATGGTTAAAGCCAAGCATCCTGAAATTGGACTTGCAACAGTGTACAGAACTATGGTTTTGCTGGATAAGCTTAATCTTGTTCATAAACTTGATTTTGATGACGGTTTTAGCAGATATGAGTTGGTCAAACCCAATGAGGATCACAGACATCATCATCTTATTTGCAGTTCCTGCGGTGGTGTTTCGGAAGTTGAGGAGGACTTACTGGATAATCTGGAGGAAGAAATTCTCAGAAAGAACGGTTTTCTGGTAAAAGACCACAGAGTACAGTTCTATGGATTATGTAAAAAGTGCAGGGAATAA
- a CDS encoding DUF1667 domain-containing protein yields the protein MNKSREIVCIVCPNGCRMNVSYDENNKVTQVENASCKKGEEYAVNEIQCPKRSITSTVGVINGALPLVSVRTDKPVPKEKIAAALEEIRKIRLEAPVKFHQIIMNDLLETGAQLISTKEVARLEKM from the coding sequence ATGAATAAAAGCCGTGAAATAGTTTGCATAGTTTGTCCAAATGGTTGCAGAATGAATGTTTCCTATGATGAAAATAACAAAGTAACACAAGTAGAAAATGCTTCATGCAAAAAAGGTGAGGAATACGCTGTAAACGAAATCCAATGCCCAAAAAGAAGCATTACATCAACTGTAGGTGTAATTAACGGTGCGTTGCCTTTGGTAAGTGTCAGAACTGACAAACCTGTTCCTAAAGAAAAGATAGCCGCGGCTTTGGAGGAAATAAGAAAAATCCGACTTGAAGCCCCGGTAAAATTTCATCAGATAATTATGAATGACCTTTTGGAAACGGGAGCACAGCTCATATCCACCAAGGAGGTTGCTAGATTAGAAAAAATGTAA
- a CDS encoding NAD(P)/FAD-dependent oxidoreductase, with amino-acid sequence MIINKDLVIVGAGPAGLAAAIEAKENGIEDILVVEREPVAGGILNQCIHDGFGIVKFNEALTGPEYARKYIDEAERLQIEIATNTMVQDISSNREVTTISPEGIRTYKAGAIILAMGCRERTRGAICIPGTRPAGVFTAGVAQNLVNIRNIMVGKKIVILGSGDIGLIMARRLTLEGAEVLAVVEKLPYSSGLQRNITQCLEDFGIPLLLSHTVTNIEGHERVKSVTVAKVNEKEDPVRGTSIKFDCDTLILSVGLIPENEVALNAGIILDNVTGGASVDENLQTSIPGIFACGNVLQVHDLVDYVSAEGELAAKSAVSYIKSIKTGEAEITVKAGKGIRYVLPQTISADKDITFSMRVTIPSKRKTIVFKDGEKQLKKKFFMALNPAEMVRIELKSHELKDIRGLEVYIDE; translated from the coding sequence ATGATAATAAATAAAGATTTAGTTATAGTTGGTGCAGGCCCGGCAGGACTGGCTGCGGCTATAGAGGCTAAAGAGAATGGGATAGAAGATATTCTTGTGGTTGAAAGAGAGCCTGTTGCCGGAGGTATATTAAACCAATGTATTCATGATGGATTTGGAATTGTAAAGTTCAATGAAGCCCTGACCGGCCCTGAGTATGCCAGAAAATATATAGACGAGGCTGAAAGACTTCAAATAGAAATAGCCACAAACACCATGGTTCAGGATATCAGCAGCAACAGAGAAGTTACAACCATAAGCCCTGAGGGAATAAGAACCTACAAGGCAGGGGCTATAATACTTGCAATGGGGTGCAGGGAGAGGACAAGGGGTGCAATATGCATACCGGGAACCCGTCCGGCAGGTGTTTTTACAGCAGGGGTAGCTCAAAATCTGGTTAATATCAGAAATATAATGGTAGGAAAAAAAATAGTGATACTTGGCTCAGGGGATATAGGACTTATAATGGCAAGAAGGTTAACCCTAGAAGGTGCTGAGGTTTTGGCCGTTGTAGAAAAACTTCCTTATTCCAGCGGTCTGCAAAGAAATATAACCCAGTGCCTTGAAGATTTTGGCATACCGCTTTTGTTAAGTCATACTGTAACAAATATAGAGGGCCATGAGCGGGTTAAAAGCGTAACTGTAGCAAAAGTAAATGAAAAGGAAGACCCTGTACGTGGGACATCTATAAAATTTGACTGTGATACATTAATTTTATCAGTTGGATTGATACCCGAAAATGAGGTTGCACTAAATGCAGGAATTATTCTGGATAATGTTACAGGAGGTGCGTCCGTGGACGAAAACCTTCAAACCAGTATACCCGGAATATTTGCATGCGGCAATGTTTTACAGGTACATGATTTGGTTGACTATGTTTCTGCTGAAGGCGAACTTGCGGCTAAAAGTGCAGTTTCCTATATAAAGAGCATTAAGACCGGAGAGGCAGAGATTACGGTTAAAGCCGGCAAGGGTATCAGATATGTTCTCCCACAGACAATTTCGGCAGATAAGGATATTACTTTCTCAATGAGGGTTACTATTCCTTCAAAAAGAAAAACAATAGTTTTTAAAGACGGGGAAAAACAATTAAAGAAAAAATTCTTTATGGCTTTGAATCCTGCCGAAATGGTAAGAATTGAGCTAAAATCCCATGAACTCAAGGATATAAGAGGTCTGGAGGTATACATAGATGAATAA